In the genome of Mytilus edulis chromosome 3, xbMytEdul2.2, whole genome shotgun sequence, one region contains:
- the LOC139517107 gene encoding macrophage-expressed gene 1 protein-like — MMKVKLLFSVVLTITCFIEGHTLSTVRDCLGTSLTNYEYANLPGIGWDNLLNENRGKIIQYKYSQCKTTDDGLYLIPDNVFVLQVKSSSVDIFSEIIDNWKNYTSATSKSINVGGNVGIPFIFDIHGSYSSEYQEVKTNQISDNSMTVRVGARYEKYVSKLLTEMDLDDAFRDRVLTIADHLLSGQKNTARYESQLLIRDFGTHVATSVNAGALIYKIEQLNRTAVQNSDMKRSDIAKSAGFSFFGSGIEYNHASSTSETTVTKYLSLRTHSSVRTHGGPLFKPVNFSINEWVDGIGSNLAAIDRSGDPLNFVINSDNFAQLPISIIEQTASLVEESIATYYRYNTIKGCTNVNSPNFNYIANVDDGSCHDAGVNLTFGGVFQTCSYNGDLSENLCDALTTKNPKTGAGTCPEGYDVVPLFSGNTSKTEMTQECSNYFIFWKKCQNIPHFGSASFQSYWCAAVKNNVPDNSGYLFGGLFTTVFPNPLANAHGCPSVFTPLHITSDLTICVSDDYQNGERYSAPFGGLFSCQHGNPLANKYYTTGSPPKTCPSGYSEHLATEDEGCEVNYCMKTKSSVLSSQIKSPPFLRQRMERNDNSSYIISNEGTSWTSIYLVPAGFTGFVEDVKGWITNDGKDLNIIELLKAKNGATESKQTQFAESTKERLNGFGATKERKGTRKMSLFEIAIVAAASVIATLISIFVAVGVLSKITRKRNQKVE, encoded by the coding sequence ATGATGAAAGTGAAATTGCTGTTTTCTGTCGTTCTGAcaataacatgttttatagaAGGGCACACCCTTTCTACAGTGAGAGACTGTCTTGGAACGAGCTTGACAAATTATGAATATGCAAACCTTCCAGGTATCGGATGGGACAACTTATTGAATGAAAACCGCGGGAAAATAATTCAGTACAAGTATTCTCAATGTAAAACAACAGATGATGGCTTATACCTAATACCGGACAATGTGTTCGTGCTACAGGTTAAATCTAGCAGCGTGGACATTTTCTCAGAAATCATTGACAACTGGAAAAATTACACGTCTGCAACTTCTAAATCGATCAATGTTGGCGGGAATGTTGGGATCCCGTTCATCTTTGATATCCACGGTAGCTATTCTTCAGAGTATCAAGAGGTCAAGACAAACCAGATAAGTGACAATTCAATGACAGTAAGGGTAGGGGCTAGATATGAAAAATATGTGTCTAAACTCCTAACTGAAATGGATTTAGATGACGCTTTTAGAGATCGTGTTCTGACAATTGCTGATCATTTGCTCTCTGGACAAAAAAACACGGCAAGATACGAAAGTCAGTTACTGATCAGAGATTTTGGAACACATGTAGCTACTAGTGTTAATGCTGGAgcattaatatataaaattgaacaGCTGAATCGAACAGCAGTTCAAAACAGTGACATGAAAAGATCAGACATTGCAAAGTCTGCAGGATTTTCATTTTTCGGGAGTGGAATAGAATACAACCATGCTTCATCGACATCCGAAACCACGGTTACAAAATATCTGTCTCTGCGAACACATTCATCAGTTCGAACCCACGGAGGTCCGTTATTCAAACCAGTCAATTTCAGTATAAATGAATGGGTTGATGGTATTGGTAGTAATTTGGCCGCTATTGATCGTTCTGGTGATCCGCTTAACTTCGTAATTAactctgacaattttgcacaacttCCAATTTCAATTATAGAACAAACAGCGTCATTGGTGGAGGAATCAATTGCAACGTACTATAGATACAACACCATCAAAGGATGCACGAATGTAAATTCTCCTAATTTTAACTATATAGCGAACGTTGACGATGGTTCTTGTCATGATGCTGGTGTGAATTTGACATTCGGTGGTGTTTTCCAAACTTGCAGTTATAATGGTGACCTCTCGGAAAATTTATGTGATGCCTTGACAACAAAAAATCCAAAGACTGGAGCTGGCACTTGCCCAGAAGGATACGACGTGGTCCCTCTTTTCTCTGGTAATACATCTAAAACCGAAATGACACAAGAATGCAGTAACTATTTTATCTTTTGgaagaaatgtcaaaatatacCTCATTTTGGTTCTGCTTCTTTTCAATCTTACTGGTGCGCAGCCGTGAAAAACAACGTTCCTGACAATTCTGGTTACCTATTTGGAGGACTTTTCACAACGGTATTTCCAAATCCGTTGGCAAATGCTCATGGTTGCCCATCCGTCTTTACGCCTTTACATATCACATCCGATTTAACAATATGTGTGAGCGATGATTATCAAAACGGAGAAAGATATTCGGCACCATTTGGAGGGCTCTTCAGCTGCCAGCATGGCAATCCATTGGCCAATAAGTATTACACTACTGGGTCTCCTCCAAAAACGTGTCCCAGTGGTTATAGTGAACATCTTGCTACTGAAGATGAAGGATGCGAGGTGAACTACTGTATGAAAACAAAATCTTCTGTTCTCTCTTCTCAAATCAAAAGCCCACCATTTCTTCGTCAACGAATGGAGCGTAATGACAATAGCAGTTACATAATAAGCAATGAAGGAACAAGTTGGACCAGTATTTACCTCGTTCCTGCAGGTTTTACAGGTTTCGTGGAAGACGTTAAAGGATGGATTACAAATGATGGAAAAGACTTAAATATCATCGAATTGCTAAAGGCTAAAAATGGTGCTACAGAAAGTAAACAAACACAGTTTGCCGAAAGTACCAAAGAAAGACTAAATGGTTTTGGCGCAACTAAAGAGAGAAAAGGTACAAGGAAAATGTCTTTATTTGAAATCGCGATTGTTGCTGCTGCGTCTGTTATTGCGACATTGATTTCAATTTTCGTTGCCGTCGGAGTTTTATCGAAGATTACAAGAAAACGTAACCAGAAGGTGGAGTGA
- the LOC139517105 gene encoding uncharacterized protein isoform X2: MLLMVLALLLFCKASAIPYPDIDASLDELVVYYTSFSFTTKEVLGFLLNIHHIMLSERSFYRIKKRLRLQKRGVESAIADIVTKILQLRNAGYTNIGYRSLWNVLRCLGVRASQLTVRLVLKAIDGDGVLMRQRHRLTRRRYLSNGPSFCIHVDGYDKLKPFGISVHGGIDGFSRKILWLKATSSNKNPRIVAGHFLEYLKTSKRVPRVVRMDAGTENVIVERIQIALRSFHTDSMAGHRSVSIGRSTANQKIEMLWSFLMRNFTTFWRNLFKDMVDEGILNNADPVHLECIRFCFLPLIQRHLDMFLQSWNSHRIRSQRNVECPHGIPDVMFYQPFIYDKYDCSYELPCDIVVLDYLTDIYTDAVLPRGTKEEFRQLINTLTFLDIGEFDVIETPTQAKELFNLLSGVISQHLLNR, from the exons ATGCTTTTG ATGGTACTTGCTCTTCTCCTGTTCTGCAAGGCCAGTGCTATTCCATATCCAGACATAGATGCATCATTAGATGAACTAGTTGTATACTATACAAGTTTTTCATTTACAACAAAAGAAGTACTCGGGTTTTTACTAAACATACATCATATAATGCTGAGCGAAAGATCATTTTATAGAATTAAAAAACGTTTGAGATTGCAAAAAAGAGGAGTTGAAAGTGCTATTGCTGATATTGTTACAAAAATTCTACAGTTAAGAAATGCAGGATATACCAATATAGGTTATCGATCTTTATGGAATGTACTTCGCTGCCTAGGCGTAAGAGCTTCACAACTCACGGTTAGACTAGTTTTGAAAGCTATTGACGGAGACGGCGTTTTAATGAGACAAAGACATAGGCTTACAAGAAGACGATACTTAAGTAACGGACCGAGCTTTTGCATCCACGTCGATGGATATGATAAGTTAAAGCCGTTTGGAATATCTGTCCATGGTGGAATCGACGGTTTTTCAAGAAAGATACTTTGGCTGAAAGCTACAAGTTCAAATAAAAATCCCCGTATAGTTGCAGGACATTTTCTTGAGTATTTGAAGACAAGCAAGAGGGTTCCAAGGGTAGTACGCATGGATGCAGGAACTGAAAATGTTATAGTTGAACGTATTCAAATAGCTTTGAGATCATTTCATACTGATAGCATGGCAGGACATAGAAGTGTTTCAATAGGAAGATCAACGGCCAACCAAAAGATCGAAATGCTATGGAGTTTTCTGATGCGAAATTTCACAACATTTTGGAGGAATTTGTTTAAAGATATGGTAGATGAAGGTATACTTAACAATGCCGACCCTGTGCATCTTGAATGCATACGGTTTTGTTTCCTACCACTTATTCAAAGACATTTAGACATGTTTCTACAATCATGGAATTCACACAGAATAAGATCTCAAAGAAATGTTGAATGTCCACATGGTATACCTGACGTTATGTTCTACCAACCTTTTATTTACGATAAATATGACTGCTCTTATGAACTGCCGTGCGACATAGTTGTATTGGATTACTTAACTGATATATACACGGATGCTGTTCTACCTAGAGGCACTAAAGAAGAATTTAGACAATTAATAAATACTCTCACGTTTTTAGATATCGGAGAATTCGATGTCATTGAAACTCCAACACAGGCCAAAGAATTGTTCAACTTATTATCAGGCGTAATATCACAACATTTGTTAAATCGATAG
- the LOC139517106 gene encoding macrophage-expressed gene 1 protein-like has protein sequence MVRAEIFLTALFASIVPNFCQTIPGECQNNDSTVYRYEVLPGSGWDNLRNENRGRVVQFTYSTCRTTEDGVFLVPDNVNVIPIRSSNVDRYSQFIEHVENATSDIAVSINLDGSVAVDDIPINGKFSFDFQKFKSNMINDNSIAMKVKAHYVQYNAKLQPDVNLDPSFKSKVMSIANHILNNRTSSARYESQLLVRDFGTHVITSIDSGASIVKVDHVKRELLQDDTIDKFQISAAAGSELFGVQVGITIPAEVMTKYLASKTHSSILTHGGPLYLPVNFTINDWVNQIDKNLVSVDRSGDPLHFIINEYVFPELSISIVTDTAAAVESAIKTYYKLNTHRGCTDRDSPNYNYLANVDDGTCEYNLTITNTNFGGVFQTCNTTGNIHGICDTFLSKNPMTGDFSCPTGFVAVPLYLGQENKQEVHRTCSKYMIFWKHCETTSNLGTASYQSYWCSPQEGNQRFSGYLFGGLYTTQLPNVVTQHQSCPQYFTAIGLAEDLKICVSDDIENGFQYSIPFDGFFSCQNDNSLAVNQNATHCQAGYSEHLATIVNECEINYCATQKSSATAFIPIRSPPFMRKPSGQNISSIHVISEDGQSWTQIYSVPVGFTGFNGTNTSWIVNSGDFLDNNELLMARQKANGDTPDKNSGLFGSTDTEEKHGKQNNAEQISTEQILGVVGGSVGITFSFVIFIGFFVYVISRKRVPKADAYTKLKA, from the coding sequence atgGTGAGAGCAGAGATTTTCCTGACTGCACTATTCGCTTCGATAGTTCCAAACTTTTGCCAGACAATCCCCGGAGAATGCCAGAATAACGATTCTACTGTGTACCGATATGAAGTTTTACCAGGCAGTGGCTGGGATAATTTGAGAAATGAAAACCGAGGAAGGGTCGTCCAGTTTACATATTCGACATGTCGAACGACAGAGGATGGTGTTTTTCTTGTTCCTGACAACGTCAATGTCATTCCTATAAGATCAAGTAATGTCGATCGATACTCTCAATTTATCGAACACGTCGAAAACGCAACGTCAGACATTGCAGTCTCAATCAATCTAGACGGAAGTGTAGCTGTTGACGATATTCCAATAAACGgtaaattttcatttgattttcaaaagtttaagagtaacatgatcaatgataattcaaTTGCAATGAAAGTTAAAGCTCATTACGTTCAATACAACGCCAAACTTCAACCAGATGTCAATTTAGATCCGTCTTTCAAATCAAAAGTAATGAGTATAGCCAATCATATATTGAATAATAGAACATCATCTGCAAGATATGAGAGTCAGCTACTGGTTAGAGACTTTGGTACGCATGTGATTACTAGCATTGATAGTGGAGCATCGATAGTAAAAGTCGACCATGTCAAACGAGAACTATTGCAAGACGATACAATCGATAAATTTCAAATATCGGCTGCTGCAGGATCTGAACTTTTCGGAGTACAAGTTGGAATAACAATCCCCGCCGAAGTCATGACAAAATACCTTGCATCAAAGACACATTCTTCGATTCTTACACATGGTGGTCCTTTATATTTACCCGTTAACTTTACAATCAACGACTGGGTCAATCAAATAGACAAGAACTTGGTGTCAGTAGACCGATCAGGGGATCCACTGCATTTCATTATAAACGAATACGTGTTCCCAGAACTGTCGATTTCCATTGTAACTGATACAGCCGCTGCTGTAGAAAGTGCCATTAAAACTTATTACAAATTGAATACTCATCGCGGATGTACGGACAGGGATTCTCCAAACTACAATTACTTAGCCAATGTCGATGATGGAACTTGTGAATATAACCTCACCATTACTAACACTAATTTTGGAGGAGTGTTCCAAACATGCAATACAACTGGGAACATCCATGGGATATGCGATACGTTCTTAAGTAAAAATCCGATGACTGGAGATTTTTCTTGTCCGACCGGTTTCGTCGCGGTACCATTGTATTTGGGACAGGAAAACAAACAGGAAGTGCATCGTACATGTTCAAAATATATGATCTTCTGGAAACACTGTGAAACTACTTCGAACCTTGGAACAGCAAGCTATCAGTCTTATTGGTGCTCTCCTCAAGAAGGAAATCAAAGATTCTCGGGATACTTGTTTGGTGGCTTGTATACAACTCAACTACCAAATGTCGTTACACAACACCAGAGTTGTCCACAGTACTTTACCGCTATTGGACTAGCAGAAGATTTGAAAATTTGTGTTTCAGATGATATTGAAAATGGTTTCCAATATTCAATCCCGTTTGATGGTTTCTTTAGTTGTCAAAATGATAATTCGTTAGCCGTAAACCAGAACGCCACACACTGTCAGGCTGGGTACAGTGAACACTTAGCAACAATCGTAAACGAATGTGAAATTAATTATTGTGCTACACAAAAATCATCTGCCACTGCATTTATACCTATAAGAAGTCCACCATTTATGCGAAAACCATCAGGCCAAAATATATCATCAATCCACGTCATTAGCGAGGATGGTCAAAGCTGGACTCAGATCTATTCAGTTCCAGTAGGATTCACCGGGTTCAACGGAACTAATACCAGCTGGATTGTAAACAGTGGCGATTTCCTTGACAATAATGAACTTCTAATGGCGAGACAAAAAGCAAACGGAGATACTCCAGATAAGAACAGTGGTTTATTTGGATCGACGGATACAGAAGAAAAACACGGAAAACAAAATAATGCCGAACAAATATCAACTGAACAGATTCTTGGAGTAGTTGGCGGCTCAGTTGGGATTACGTtctcttttgtaatttttataggATTTTTCGTTTATGTCATTTCCAGGAAAAGGGTTCCAAAAGCTGACGCCTACACAAAATTGAAAGCCTAA
- the LOC139517105 gene encoding uncharacterized protein isoform X1 → MSKNLPQRKLEISKNKKARMLLVIKSTRIISLVNKMVLALLLFCKASAIPYPDIDASLDELVVYYTSFSFTTKEVLGFLLNIHHIMLSERSFYRIKKRLRLQKRGVESAIADIVTKILQLRNAGYTNIGYRSLWNVLRCLGVRASQLTVRLVLKAIDGDGVLMRQRHRLTRRRYLSNGPSFCIHVDGYDKLKPFGISVHGGIDGFSRKILWLKATSSNKNPRIVAGHFLEYLKTSKRVPRVVRMDAGTENVIVERIQIALRSFHTDSMAGHRSVSIGRSTANQKIEMLWSFLMRNFTTFWRNLFKDMVDEGILNNADPVHLECIRFCFLPLIQRHLDMFLQSWNSHRIRSQRNVECPHGIPDVMFYQPFIYDKYDCSYELPCDIVVLDYLTDIYTDAVLPRGTKEEFRQLINTLTFLDIGEFDVIETPTQAKELFNLLSGVISQHLLNR, encoded by the exons atgtCAAAAAACCTACCACAGAGGAAGTTAGAAATAAGCAAAAACAAAAAGGCGCGGAtgttattagttatcaaaagtaccaggattataagtcTGGTCAACAAG ATGGTACTTGCTCTTCTCCTGTTCTGCAAGGCCAGTGCTATTCCATATCCAGACATAGATGCATCATTAGATGAACTAGTTGTATACTATACAAGTTTTTCATTTACAACAAAAGAAGTACTCGGGTTTTTACTAAACATACATCATATAATGCTGAGCGAAAGATCATTTTATAGAATTAAAAAACGTTTGAGATTGCAAAAAAGAGGAGTTGAAAGTGCTATTGCTGATATTGTTACAAAAATTCTACAGTTAAGAAATGCAGGATATACCAATATAGGTTATCGATCTTTATGGAATGTACTTCGCTGCCTAGGCGTAAGAGCTTCACAACTCACGGTTAGACTAGTTTTGAAAGCTATTGACGGAGACGGCGTTTTAATGAGACAAAGACATAGGCTTACAAGAAGACGATACTTAAGTAACGGACCGAGCTTTTGCATCCACGTCGATGGATATGATAAGTTAAAGCCGTTTGGAATATCTGTCCATGGTGGAATCGACGGTTTTTCAAGAAAGATACTTTGGCTGAAAGCTACAAGTTCAAATAAAAATCCCCGTATAGTTGCAGGACATTTTCTTGAGTATTTGAAGACAAGCAAGAGGGTTCCAAGGGTAGTACGCATGGATGCAGGAACTGAAAATGTTATAGTTGAACGTATTCAAATAGCTTTGAGATCATTTCATACTGATAGCATGGCAGGACATAGAAGTGTTTCAATAGGAAGATCAACGGCCAACCAAAAGATCGAAATGCTATGGAGTTTTCTGATGCGAAATTTCACAACATTTTGGAGGAATTTGTTTAAAGATATGGTAGATGAAGGTATACTTAACAATGCCGACCCTGTGCATCTTGAATGCATACGGTTTTGTTTCCTACCACTTATTCAAAGACATTTAGACATGTTTCTACAATCATGGAATTCACACAGAATAAGATCTCAAAGAAATGTTGAATGTCCACATGGTATACCTGACGTTATGTTCTACCAACCTTTTATTTACGATAAATATGACTGCTCTTATGAACTGCCGTGCGACATAGTTGTATTGGATTACTTAACTGATATATACACGGATGCTGTTCTACCTAGAGGCACTAAAGAAGAATTTAGACAATTAATAAATACTCTCACGTTTTTAGATATCGGAGAATTCGATGTCATTGAAACTCCAACACAGGCCAAAGAATTGTTCAACTTATTATCAGGCGTAATATCACAACATTTGTTAAATCGATAG